The following proteins come from a genomic window of Lycium ferocissimum isolate CSIRO_LF1 chromosome 4, AGI_CSIRO_Lferr_CH_V1, whole genome shotgun sequence:
- the LOC132051982 gene encoding probable transcription factor KAN2, with the protein MELFPAQPDLSLQISPPNSKASSTWKTSTNNNTSTEDKMDLLFWRRALESRNSKPDNNNTANTSSLFELSLSNPKPSPQLNSSHFHSLQNTNNNFIHPLQQNHFINHHHQQKNQELINSELSFLRPIRGIPVYHQNPPPTLPASHNYPIFAHQTFNNTTNTTTTATTATLPIRSSSTNPFQSQHHHQAGLMRSRFLSRFPAKRTMRAPRMRWTSSLHARFIHAVELLGGHERATPKSVLELMDVKDLTLAHVKSHLQMYRTVKTTDRAAVPASSGQSEVFDNGSSGDTSEDLMPDMENSRKSDLSDQQGRNSMHLQDKDYHGLWSNSSSRESWQLHGKLGDYSGIMPSLEKTEKKQHKDMEANANCLNYDRLSGEVSSSSITETSPKKPNLEFTLGRPSD; encoded by the exons ATGGAGCTATTCCCAGCACAACCAGACTTATCTTTGCAAATCAGTCCTCCAAACAGCAAAGCATCATCAACTTGGAAGACGAGTAcaaataataatactagtacTGAAGATAAGATGGATTTACTCTTCTGGAGAAGAGCTTTGGAATCAAGAAACTCAAAACCTGATAACAATAATACTGCTAATACTTCTTCTCTTTTTGAGCTTTCTTTATCCAATCCTAAACCTTCTCCTCAGCTTAACTCTAGCCATTTCCATTCCCTCCAAAACACTAATAACAACTTCATCCACCCTTTACAGCAAAATCACTTTATAAACCATCATCATCAgcagaaaaatcaagaactaatTAACTCAGAACTTAGTTTTTTAAGACCTATAAGAGGAATTCCAGTGTACCATCAAAATCCTCCTCCTACTCTTCCTGCTTCTCATAATTACCCAATATTTGCTCACCAAACTTTTAACAATACTACTAATACTACTACTACTGCTACTACAGCTACATTACCTATACGTTCTTCATCAACGAACCCTTTTCAGTCCCAGCATCATCATCAAGCTGGGCTAATGCGATCGAGATTTTTGTCGAGGTTTCCAGCTAAACGTACCATGAGAGCTCCACGGATGAGGTGGACTAGTAGTCTTCATGCTAGATTTATTCATGCTGTTGAGCTCTTGGGTGGCCACGAAA GAGCAACACCCAAGTCAGTTCTTGAGCTAATGGATGTGAAAGACCTCACTTTGGCACATGTTAAATCCCATTTACAG ATGTATCGGACAGTTAAGACTACCGATAGAGCTGCAGTTCCAGCTTCTTCAG GCCAGTCGGAGGTATTCGATAATGGGTCTTCTGGGGATACTTCAGAGGATTTAATGCCTGACATGGAGAATTCAAGAAAGTCTGATTTATCAGACCAACAAGGCAGAAATAGTATGCATCTCCAAGACAAAGATTATCATGGTCTTTGGAGCAACTCTTCAAG TAGGGAAAGTTGGCAGCTGCATGGCAAACTTGGAGATTACTCTGGGATCATGCCATCTCTTGAG AAAACAGAGAAAAAGCAGCATAAAGACATGGAAGCAAATGCAAATTGCTTAAACTATGACAGACTATCAGGAGAAGTGAGCTCATCAAGCATAACAGAGACAAGTCCAAAGAAGCCTAATCTTGAGTTCACTTTGGGAAGGCCATCagattaa